In the Flavobacterium sp. 90 genome, CGCAAATTCTACGGAACGATAAAAAATAATTGGATTTACAAAATTGACATCAAAACCTCTATTATTGGTATCTGTCCAAACTACAGATTCAAAAAAACCTAAATTCAATTTATTTGAAACATTCCAACTTAAATAATGATTCGCCATGAATTTTGTTGCATATGTTTTTTCTAATGTAACATCTGGTCGAACATCCTTAAGCCACATATAAGTGTTTGTATATTTTATCTTCCAGAAAGTCGTGTTGATTTTAAAATATGGATATGGACTTGCTCCATCACTTTCAAGCAAGGAACGATATCCATCACCAATAAAATTACGTCCATAACCTAACTGAAAATCAAAAAACTTACTTGGCGTATAAGTAATATTAGCTTCCGCTAAAGGAAAATCGTAAGCATCCGTTTTAAATCGTTTTGCAATTCCTACTCCGGGAATAATTGCCGGATTTCCTCCCGAAGGTTTTAAAGTTTCGGCATAATCATTATAATAACCCGCAAATCTTCCCTGACTTTCAAAAACCGTGGTTGTAAAGTTAATCTGTTTACCCAAACCTCCTCTAAAATTTAGCGCTCTGGTATTTACATACGTATAAGAAGCATCAAGATCTGAAGCTTTTCCCATTTGCAAATCAACAATAGGATTTAGCGATAACCAATAACCTTCACCTTGAATCTGAACTAAATTTTCATTCCACCATTTTCTACCTAACCAAGTCGAAACATTCTTTTGAAGTGATTCATTTACAGCTTTTAAATTATAATATTTCGAGACTTCGGCATAAGTATACGGCTTAGAAGCGGTATGATTATTACTTCCTACCTGATTCATCGCACCGTCAAATTGTGCATAATAACTATGAGAAAACGGAATATTCAAATGACTTTCGAATTCAGGATTATTGTATTTTTTATATACAATACTATCCAATTCTGTCATTGGTTTTTCGACAGGTTTTAGAATTTGGGCTGCAGCCAAAGCTTCATCAGCGATTTGAGCTGAACTTTTTAATGGTATATCAATCGAGATTGTATATTTTGAATACGTTGGTTTTCCATTGTAAGTTGAAGGTTTTATTTTAGGAAATTTACTAAAAACACGTTTTGCTTCTTCAGATAATTCTTCATTGGCGGCATTTACATAAATCACTTTGAACTCACCATTAACATCAACTTCAAAAAGAACTTTTACTTCTCCTTTATAATTATTTTGTTTTGATTTTTCAGGAACTTCAAAATTCTGAAACACAAAATCCTGAACTTCTTTGTAAAAACAATTCTCTAATTTCTTCGCTTCTAAATTTTCACAATTTGGAAAGACAGGAAATTGCTCTGAAGTAAAGCCCGGTTTTATAGAAGCATTATTATTTTCCTGAGAAAAAGCAAATAAGACAGATAATGTAAAAATAAAAGATAAAGAAATCTTATTCACGTAATTTTTGGTTTTCATTTAATATTGATTTGTGGTATTTTCTCCGTTTGCAATTGTTTTTGCAGCCGAAGTTCCGATACGTTTAACACCTAAACGAATCATTTCTATTGCTTCATCATACGACCTTACTCCTCCGGCAGCTTTTACCTGTAAAGGCGATGCATTTTCTAACATCATTATAATCGTTGGAATGGTCGCTCCGTTTGGCGCATTATCTTCAGTTTTAAAAAAACCTGTTGATGACTTTACAAAAACAGAAGCATAATTCTCTTCTTTAAAGTTTGACATCACAACATTTTTTATCAATGCCGAGAGCTGAATAATTTCTTTATCCGTTAAGGCAGCAACTTCAATAATCCATTTTACTGTTTTATTATTTGCTAAACCTATCTGAGTTCCAAATAAGATTTCTTCTTTTAATAAAGTAATTTCACCTCGTTTGAAGGCTTCATAATTACAAACAAAATCTAAATCGTCTGCTCCATTTTCGATTGCTTCATTTGCTTCTTTGATCTTCGATTCAATACTTGATGTACCTTCTGGAAAATCAATAACGGTACCAATTAGCAAAGTCGAGTTGGCTTTCAAAATCATTTCTTTGGCCAAAGTCACATATTCCGGACGAATCATAATTAACTTAAATCCTTCCAGAATTGCTTCACTAATTACATTCTTTACTACACCCTCATTTTCGGCTTCTGTAAGTCCGGCTTGAGAGGCAGTTTTTAAATAAGTCGAATCCAAATATTGCTTGACATTCATGATTTTGAAATTATTTTGAATCGGGACAAAAATACATTTTAAATTCAAAAAAAACTCCTTGTAATGCCTGATTTTTAGACAATAAAAAACCCACCGAAGTGGGTAGTTATATTCTTATATTTTATCTAATTGCTTCTTGAAGGCTATCGCGGTAAAAACCGCTATAGTTGCACCAAGTGCATTTGCTAAAACATCTGTTACATCTGATGCTCGTGTAATTGTCAGGACACTTTGTAAAATCTCGATAGTAATTCCAAAAAAAACAGAAAATATAAACGAAATCAAATATGCTTTATAATCATCCGCTTCTCTTCCTTTAAGCTCTTTCTTAAAGAATACAATCCAGGAAATTGTAAATCCAAAATGAAAACAAAAATGCACAATTTTATCAATGCTCGGAAAATTTACTACAGGAATCTTACTGGAATCAACAAGACAGAAATAAGCAATAATTCCCGAACAAATAATTGCCCAGATTAATAGTAACTGTTTAGGCACCGATCAATTGTGTGTAAGCCTCAGCAGATAATAAACCTTCTACTTCTGATGCATCAGCAATTTTTATTTTAATCATCCATCCATCTCCATAAGGATCAGAATTTACAGTTTCAGGAGCACTTTCCAAGCTTTCATTAAAAGCAATAATTTCTCCTGTTAAAGGTAAAAACAAATCAGAAACAGTTTTAACCGCCTCAACTGTTCCAAAAACCTCATCTTTATCAAGTGTCTGATCTAAAGTTTCTACTTCAACATACACGATATCTCCTAACTCTTTTTGTGCAAAATGAGTAATTCCTACAGTTGCAACATCTCCTTCGATGCTAACCCATTCGTGATCTTTTGTGTACTTTAAATTTGCTGGTATGCTCATAATTGTGTTGTTTGAAAATTGATAATTTAGTAATTCAGTCACAAATGTAATAATCTTCTAAGAAATCTAGTTTAGAAACTAAAAATTAATTTCCGAAATTATACCTAAGCGTAAATCCTGATCTAATATTCGTTAATGGAAATGATGTTGAAATTACTGCTTTTGAGAACGAGTGATCGTAATAAAATATTGCCGTTAGGTTTTTACTAAACGCATAATCTGCTGTCATTTTTAGCGACCAGATGTTCTGTCCAGCTGCCAATTGATTATTGTCATAATCTAAATAACGAACCAATGTTTGATTATTTCTAAAAGAAAAATCGGCTTTTATATTGATGTCACTTTTAATAATTCCTGTTGGACTGTCTGCTAATCTTGAGGAGAAAATAACATCTTTAAAACGATATCCCATTCCTACAACATACTCCATTCCTCTAACTTCTGTCAACAAATTATTATCAAAACTCATCGACAATGCTCTGTCTTTCTTGATTTCAGTAAGGATACGCAATGAACTCTTCAACTCAAAATCAACACGAATAAGCGGACTAAACTGCTCTACCAAATTGACATTTGACATGATCGTCTTATTGAAAAAATTGGTATTAACATCCTGTCCATTCGGATTTTCTGAATAATCAAAATTAGATCTGAACTGATTTATTGTATATGACGCTCTGTAATTATTTTGCAATGAGAATCGCTTGAATTTATCTTTGAAAAACTTATAACGCATTAAACCGTTGTATTTAATACTCCAGTTTGGGATTGGAAAATCTCTAAAAATTCCGGTTGAAACATTCGATGCATTACTTCCGGTATAAGCCGCAAGGAAAGATGGCAACAATACTGCCTGATTACTTTTGCCATAACCAATAGGATATCCTTGATTTGACGCATAAATTTCTCTTTGTTTTTTAAACGGATCTTCCTGCGTTGGATCTACCGGTGGCGGCGGAACATCAGCTACATCATATCTTGGTATTGGAGCTGATCCATAACGTTCTTCTGCAAGACGATTTGCAATTATCAAACGATTGTTTCTAAAATCATCAAATGCCGCAGATTGTGTTTCATCACTTTTAGAAAAAGCAGTTTTTATTAACACTGTCGAAATCGAAAACATTCCATAAGTATATGGAGATAATGGCAAATATTCTCTACTAACCGGATCAACACTATATTGTTCTGACGTGTTTTGAGAATAAGCACGATCCATTGCCAAGTCAATTTTTAAATCTGGCAGTAAATCAATATTTGCAGTTATTTTTAAAAGCTTATTTGTTACCTGTGTAAAGTTTTGATTAAAATCCTGATAATCTGTCAACCATCCATTTTTAGCAGCTTCATATCGCACATCATCCTGACTTCCAAAAACAAACCCAAGTGTTGGTCTTGAAGTTCCAAAGAATCCTACACTTGGTGTATACCCAGGAAGAACAGTTCCGCTATTTTTAGTATAATTTACCTGAATGTTTTTCACACTAGTTAATATTCCTATCAAGCCATCATAAAAAGGGCTATTACTTACTACCGGTTTTGCCGTATTAACAATTTTTTCTCCAGGTTTTGGTGGTGCAGCAGCCTTAGGTTTTGCTCCAGCCTTCGAAGATTTTGCTCCAGGCGTTAATCCTAAATATTTATACAACATATTCATGTTAAATGTTGTAGTCAATGTATTTGAATTTGCGTTCTGGATTGTATTCCCCAAATTATAATTTGTTATTGATCCATCCGGATTTTCTATCGGAAGATCAGCAAACGCTGAAGAAGAACGTTGCCAGTTATAATCAGCCGTATACGAATAACTTGCTTTTACAAAACTAAAAACAGGGATTTTATTAATAGGAATTTCGTAATTCAACACTAATTGTTGTATGTGTGAATTTGGTGTTCCAATATCCAAGTAATCATCCCAAATATTAAAATCTTGCTTAGGCGTATTATCGTCATTCAAGAAATTTTTAACAATATTATTTGATGCAGCAGTATAATTTAATTTCAATGATTTTGTCAAATTATATCCAAAACCATATTGATAATTAAATGCAAAATTCCTTCTGAAAAGTGGTGAAACCGGAATCCCTTGTGTTTCAACATCTCTAAACTGTTGACGATTGCTTTGTCTTAAAATATTGGTATTAAAGGTAATATTGGATGGTAAGTAATTAAAATTAAAGTCACTTAAAATCTTCCAATATTCACTTGTTTTCATGAATTTGGTTGTCTTAAAAGGAACTACTTCTTTTGGCTGAAAAGTATAAGCATAATTTACCGCCGTATTCGATTGTTGATCCTGATAGGTTTCTACTTCATAATCATGGCGATTAACCTCATTATATGATTGTGAAAATGTTAAATTCTCAACATCATAAATATGCGGTTTTTGTTCCGGAGCTCTGTCCTTTTTTACTCCAATAAAATTAATACTTCTTCGTTTTGTATAATCAACAGCACGAGTTCTGATATTGTCTTTTTCAGCCTGATCGGTAGTTTCTCTAATCAACTGATCTAGTTTTATATCCTGATTAAAAGGATCATACTCAGGGGTAATTACCTCTTCTCCAATCGCATAATTAAATGGAAGATTGATTCCCCATTTATGCGGCAATAGCTGACCCAGATTTAAATTAGTAACAATATTATATTGCTGAATATCTTCACGACTTCTTTCGTTTGCTCCTTGTTCAAGAGATCCGAAACCAATTGTACTCTTTTTACCCGTTGCCGAAACTGTGGCGAAATCAGCCATATTGGTATCAATATTTAATATTGCTGCCATACCGCCTTTATTCTCTAAATCGGCAAGACGAAGCTCATTAAACCAAACTTCTCCTTTAATATCTTTATGATCTACTCTACTTTTTACTCCGACCATTAAGTTTCGAACTAAACCAAAGTTAGGATTTCCTTTTATACCTAATACCAATCTACTGTCTCCATCGCCGCCTGGAGAATCAGGATCATTATCCGGATAATAAATACCATTAATATCTCGCTTAGGAGAAGCAGGATCAAGGCTCATCGCTTTAATCTTCATACTTGTCAGCAACTCCAATGCCAGATCGATATTATTTTCTTCCATCCAAACCTGATCAGGACTTATTGTACATGACCCTCCTGTTCTGGTTACTTTTAATGGAATCTCAACTTGATAGAAGTTTTGTGTAAAGTCATTTCCAAAACGAATAAACCCTACCATTTCATCATCTTGTAACGTAGCTTCACTTGGTAATGATTCAGCGTGCAAGAACATTTTAAGTTTTTTGTATTGACGCATATCTACGCTTACATTTTTAAAAACTGCTCTGGAATCCATCGGTTGTAAACCTGACCCGCCAACTCTTAATGCTAACGCTTGCTCGTTTTGATTGATTATCGTATTGTTATTATACAATTGTTCTCTTTGAACTCCTGGTGGAATCACATAATTCACAGGACATTTTGTACTGTTTTCCTGAATATTTACTGCCGAAACATCAAATTCAGTTCCATCATTAGTCGGGTCTGTATCATTTGCGTCTAAAGTTCCTGTGTATCTTCTCCACTCTCCACGAACTAAATCTAAAGCTCCAAAACGCATTGTCATCTGATTGCTAAAACCAGTCATAAACATACGCATAAAACGAATAGATCTAAAATCGGTGATATTACCAATGGTCTTTTGAGGCTGAGAAACAGGAATCTTAAACTGAATCCATCTTGCATTTGTTGTTCCACCGTTTGGCAACTCAATATTAGATACATCACGAATATCTGTAATATAGTTCTGTCCAACCTGCATTCCTGGTTTAATATCAATACTATATTCGTAATAAGCATTTATAGTACTCATCGTATTATCACGATTAATATCTTCAACATCCGGTAATGTTGTTGATCCACGATTAGGATCATCTATACTTACGGCAGAGTTATTTTCTACTCCATTATATTTTTTATAACGATCAAGAACTCCACCTGTTGTATTTAAGTAATAAGTATAATTATCCGCAGCAGGATCTTCATCTCCCGCATAATTTGTATAAACTGAACCTTCTCTAGCATCCGGTAAACCATCTAAACCAACATCCTGATTTCTACGATTATCCGGATTTGTATCAAAGGCATAAATCAAAGATTGTGATGCTGGAACATCTCCCCAAATTGGCTGTGGATTTACCATTATCTGACCTGGTCCTAATCCATTTTCATATTGTTTTCTTCCATCTTTTAAAACATCTTCAGAAACCTCTCCTAAATTGAAATATATTTTTCCAGTATTATTTGTTTGTGCTTCTCCGTTTCCAACATAAGGATCCAGAACCCAAAACTGAATATACTCAACATTCCCCTGTTCAAAATTTGTAGAATTCAGAGCACGCATAATTCCACCAAAATTCGAAGATGCCGGATCTGTACTAAAATTTGGATTGTTATTATACGGACCTCTGTCTGATGGATAATAACTTAAATCAAGTGTATTAATAACCTGAATTTGTCCCTGAGCAATATCTGTATTTGGATATAATTCACGGCTGTAAATTCTTCTTGTTGTGTTCAATGATAAATCATCGTTTGAAATACCTGATGGTTTTGAGGTATAAAATATTGGATCAATGGTATACCAAGCCAGTTTTGCTCTTTTATAACCATATCTTAAATCATCAAAATTTGCATTAAAAGTAGGATCTCCTGCCGTGTTAATAAATGGCGTAGAAGCTAAACTCCATGCATAAGCTGATCGCATATCTATCGTAGACTGTGAGCCTTCAAAATCATCCACATATATAGTTGCTTCTCCTTCAAAATCACTTGCTTTTGGAGCATCCGGTCTTAAGAAAGCAACCTCACCACGAATCGAAAGATTAGAAGGAACATCTGTATCAATATTTGGTAATTTATTTACTAATCTGGTAAAGAATGGAACTTCTGTTGAATAGGTTCCGTTAAAACCAAAAATAGTATTATTTACAGATTCCTGTCCATAACTCGATTTTTGAGTAAATGGTCTTTCGGTCATTTTTAAAAAGGTTCCGCCAACAATAAAATTATCCGAAATTTTATGTTCGATATTGAATCCCATAAATCTTCTGGTTTGCTGTCCAAAAATTGAATTGTTTTCCAGCGAAACCTCAATTGGTGTATTTGAAGCCTGAAGTGAAGGGTCTAAAATTTGTACTCGCCCTAATTGATAATCCACACTGTAATCAATTCCTTCCACTAATCTTCTCCCGGCAGCCATTACCACAACTGAACCTTGTGGCACGTTAAATGCGCCAATTGGAATTCCGTTACTTCCTGATGATTTATATTTTCCTCTTAATAAGAATTTATTTTTGTCACTGTCCTGCAATGCTCCGGATTGTGTATTTCGATACATGTTGTTAAACACATATTTTTTTTGATTCGGATTGTATGTAGAAGGATCGTTGTAGTTTTCTCCTGAACCTGTATTTAATTTATCAAACAAAAGTTTTCCAAAAGGCTCTTTGGTTGTAAAAATAATTCGACCATTTTGAACGTCTACCGTTATACCCGGAAGATAATCAAAGAAACCATCTCCTCCGGTTTGTGGATCGTTATTATAGTTTAATCTATCCAGATTAAAAACATTTAATAATGGCGTTTGGTCAACCTTATTATCCGGTGCAGGATTTGGAGGAAAAGTACTTCCCTGAACTGGTGTAATATAATTTATTGGTGAAGGATCTGTATAAAGAATGTTTAATCTAAAATCATCTTGCTTAATTTGATACGCCTGAGGAATTTGATAAACGTTTTTCATCATCAAATTCCAAACTGGATTCTGTACGTTTGTCAAACTACTTTTCAGCATTTTCAAGATTAAACTTTGTGTAATAATAGCCTGATTTGAAGGGGTGTTTCCTGTAACAATTGTCCCATCAACTCCATCACTACCAAATTCTCCAACCTGATAAACTTTACCACCAATGGTATACTCGTAGGCTACAGCCAAGATCTCATCATTTGCCAAACGTTGCTGCAAAGAGATATATCCTAACTGTGCATTAAATGTAAACTCGTTCGCATTTAATTTTCTGGCATTTTCTAATATCGAATAATCTGTACCTTCACTTACGTTTGCACTATTAAATCCTGATTTTGCCGTTACAATTTCTCTAATATTTGAATTTAAAAACGAACCTGATTGTCCAATAGCTGCAGGATCATATTTATTATTATCATTTTCTGCAGGAGAATCAACAGGATTACTAAAGAAACCTGTTGTTGGTGATACAACTACAACCTGATTATCCGGAATACCGGTTGCCTGTGCCTCTCCTAAATCCTGAAGTGCAATAACGTTACGCAAGTTATTACTTGTAGTACTTACACGGTTTTGTTTGTTGGTTACCCAAACTTCAATTCTCGTTACCTGTACACGGCTATCAATAAAAGGATACCCTTTTAAAGAAGCGTCATATTTGTTTCTAAAGTATTGTGATAAGAAAAAGTGCCTGTCGTTATCGTAGTCTAAAGCATACAAATCAAAATTTTGAACTGTACCACCACCTTCTGCAACTATACTCTTTGTTTGTGACTTCTGTTCTGAGAAAACTCCCGTGATTGTTGTCTTACCAAATTGCAGCTGAGTTTTAACCCCAAATAAACTTTGAGCCCCACGTATAAGCGTACTGTTCAAAGGCATACTAACGTTACCAACCTCTACTTTTTGAATAATATCATCTTCTGAAGGTGAATAAGCCAGTTTAAATAAGTTTTGAAATGCAAATGTAGACTGAGTATCATAATTAGCATTTACATCTAATCTGGTTCCTACTTTACCCATTAAGCTCATGCTGATTCTCTGATCAAAATCAAAGGTTAAGCTTGACCTGTTTCTAGGTGAGAATGAAGGATTATCTTGCTTGGTATATCGAATACCCAAATCCATTTCGACTGATCCTGTTGGCTTTACATCAATTGTATTACTTCCAAAAACGCTTTCAAAAAGACTTGAGTTAATGTAATATCTTGGTAATAAATTCTTTTTATTGGCTTCACTACCTGCTTTTTTACCATCGATAGCATCTGATTTCTTTTTGAAATAATCTCTTCTGGATTCTTTCAAAACTAAATCTTCGTATTCTTTTGGCGTTAAAACAATTGGGTAATTTATAGAGAAACCATCAACTGAACTTGTGTAAATATAACGATCTGTAATAGGATCGTATCTGTAAGCAGAAAGTATGCTTGGTGGATCTTCAATCTCAACCTTTCCTACTGAAAATTGAGTCTTGGTTGTATCTTTGACCGCCGGATTTACTTGCGCACGCAAAACATTACCGCAAAATAAAACCAGCAAAAAAATACAAATTTTACGCATACAATTCTTTTATTTAAAATGAGTTTATAAGCTTTTTAAAGCTTTTTTGATGATTGATTCTACAGTAGCTTCCGGATCTTCTTTGACGATCTTTTCGACTACTTTTTCAGAAGTTTTTCGAACAAAACCTAAAACTTCCAAAGCAGATAACGCTTCATCTCTATTTGTATTGTTTTGTACTACAGAAACTTCATCTAAATCGTACAACTTTAACACTTTTTCTTTTAAATCAAGAATAACTCTTTGTGCTGTTTTGTTCCCAATTCCCTTAATTGACTGTATAACAACTACATCGCCAGAGGCAATAGCATTTATAATTTGTCTGGGTTCTATTGAAGACAACATTGTTCTGGCAATATTTGCTCCAATGCCGGAAACAGATAACAACATTCTAAAGATTTCTCGTTCTGATTTTTCTGCAAAACCAAATAAAGTATGCGCATCTTCTTTAATTTGAAGATGCGTATACAATTTTATATTCTCTGCATTAGGAATTAATGAGAAGGTGTGTAAAGAGATATGTACTTGATATCCAACACCTCCACAATCAATCACTACATCTGTAGGGTTTTTCTCAACTAATTTACCTTGCAAGTGTGCTATCATAGTATAATTTATTAGGGTCAAATATAATAAAAATGCACTAAAAATACGACAATATTACATCGACCCTTATAATTTCTACTATTTAGCTAATTTATTTTTTTTATTCTCTTTTTCCTGAGCATCAATAACTGCAATTGCAGCCATATTAACCATTTCTTCAACGCTTGCTCCTAATTGAAAAATGTGAACCGGTTTACCCATTCCCATCATAATTGGACCAATTGAATTTACTTTATATAATTCTTTTAATAATTTATAAGTAATATTAGCCGACTCTAAGTTAGGGAAAATCAATGTATTTACTTTCTTTCCTGCTAATTTTGAGAACGGAAATTTCTCTGCAAGCATTTCCTGATTCAAAGCAAAATCTGCCTGAATCTCTCCGTCAACGATCATATCAGGATGATTTTTATGCAAATAAGCTACAGCTTCTCTTACTTTTGAAGCACTTTGGCTTGTTGAAGATCCAAAATTTGAATAAGAAACCATTGCAATAACTGGTTCAACACCAAACATTTTTGCTGTTTTTGCAGTCATAATTGCAATATTAATCAAATCTTCGGCAGAAGGATTGATGTTGATTGCTGTATCAGACAAGAACATTGGCCCGCGAGAAGTCAACATCATATTTGCTGTTGCTACAAGTGATGCTCCAGGTGCTTTTTCAATCAATTGCAACATTGGTTTTACAACTGTTGGGTAACTTCTTGTATGACCTGTAACTAATGCATCTGCTTCGCCTTCATTGACCATCATTGCAGCAAAATAGTTTCTTTCGCGCATGTATTTCTGAGCATCAAGCAGCGAAACACCTCTTCTCTCTCTTGTTTCCCAATATGAATTTGCAAATCTGTTACGTCTTGCTTCTTCTTCATTTGTTTTAGGATCGATGATTTCAAGTTCAGCATCAAAACCTAATTCAGCTTTAAGCTCTAAAATCGCTTCTTTATTTCCTAATAAAATTGGATGTCCAATTCCGTCTTCGTGAACAATTTGTGCTGCTTTTAATACATTTAATTGATCTGCCTCAGCAAATACAATTCTTTTAGGATCCATTTTAGCACGGTTTGTCATCAAACGAACCATTTTATTATCATTCCCCATACGTTCACGAAGGTGATCTTCATAAGCTGCCCAATCTGTAATAGGATTTTTTGCAACACCAGATTCCATTGCTGCTTTTGCAACTGCCGGAGCAACTACAGTAATCAATCTTGGATCAAATGGCTTAGGAATAATATAATCGTTACCAAAACCTAGTTTTGTTGCGCCATATGCCACGTTTACTTGTTCCGGAACTGGTTCTTTAGCCAAAATAGCCAATGCTTTTACAGCAGCCATTTTCATAGCTTCATTAATTTTAGTAGCTCTAACATCCAGAGCTCCTCTAAAAATATATGGAAAACCTAAAACATTATTTACCTGATTAGGAAAGTCTGAACGTCCCGTAGCCATAATAACATCTTTACGAGTTTCTGTAGCTAGATTATAATCGATTTCCGGATTTGGATTTGCCATTGCAAAAACAATTGGATTCTCTTTCATTGTCAACAACATTTCAGCCGATAAAATACCTCCTGAAGACAATCCGATGAAAACGTCTGCTCCTTTTACTGCTTCT is a window encoding:
- the sprA gene encoding cell surface protein SprA; translation: MRKICIFLLVLFCGNVLRAQVNPAVKDTTKTQFSVGKVEIEDPPSILSAYRYDPITDRYIYTSSVDGFSINYPIVLTPKEYEDLVLKESRRDYFKKKSDAIDGKKAGSEANKKNLLPRYYINSSLFESVFGSNTIDVKPTGSVEMDLGIRYTKQDNPSFSPRNRSSLTFDFDQRISMSLMGKVGTRLDVNANYDTQSTFAFQNLFKLAYSPSEDDIIQKVEVGNVSMPLNSTLIRGAQSLFGVKTQLQFGKTTITGVFSEQKSQTKSIVAEGGGTVQNFDLYALDYDNDRHFFLSQYFRNKYDASLKGYPFIDSRVQVTRIEVWVTNKQNRVSTTSNNLRNVIALQDLGEAQATGIPDNQVVVVSPTTGFFSNPVDSPAENDNNKYDPAAIGQSGSFLNSNIREIVTAKSGFNSANVSEGTDYSILENARKLNANEFTFNAQLGYISLQQRLANDEILAVAYEYTIGGKVYQVGEFGSDGVDGTIVTGNTPSNQAIITQSLILKMLKSSLTNVQNPVWNLMMKNVYQIPQAYQIKQDDFRLNILYTDPSPINYITPVQGSTFPPNPAPDNKVDQTPLLNVFNLDRLNYNNDPQTGGDGFFDYLPGITVDVQNGRIIFTTKEPFGKLLFDKLNTGSGENYNDPSTYNPNQKKYVFNNMYRNTQSGALQDSDKNKFLLRGKYKSSGSNGIPIGAFNVPQGSVVVMAAGRRLVEGIDYSVDYQLGRVQILDPSLQASNTPIEVSLENNSIFGQQTRRFMGFNIEHKISDNFIVGGTFLKMTERPFTQKSSYGQESVNNTIFGFNGTYSTEVPFFTRLVNKLPNIDTDVPSNLSIRGEVAFLRPDAPKASDFEGEATIYVDDFEGSQSTIDMRSAYAWSLASTPFINTAGDPTFNANFDDLRYGYKRAKLAWYTIDPIFYTSKPSGISNDDLSLNTTRRIYSRELYPNTDIAQGQIQVINTLDLSYYPSDRGPYNNNPNFSTDPASSNFGGIMRALNSTNFEQGNVEYIQFWVLDPYVGNGEAQTNNTGKIYFNLGEVSEDVLKDGRKQYENGLGPGQIMVNPQPIWGDVPASQSLIYAFDTNPDNRRNQDVGLDGLPDAREGSVYTNYAGDEDPAADNYTYYLNTTGGVLDRYKKYNGVENNSAVSIDDPNRGSTTLPDVEDINRDNTMSTINAYYEYSIDIKPGMQVGQNYITDIRDVSNIELPNGGTTNARWIQFKIPVSQPQKTIGNITDFRSIRFMRMFMTGFSNQMTMRFGALDLVRGEWRRYTGTLDANDTDPTNDGTEFDVSAVNIQENSTKCPVNYVIPPGVQREQLYNNNTIINQNEQALALRVGGSGLQPMDSRAVFKNVSVDMRQYKKLKMFLHAESLPSEATLQDDEMVGFIRFGNDFTQNFYQVEIPLKVTRTGGSCTISPDQVWMEENNIDLALELLTSMKIKAMSLDPASPKRDINGIYYPDNDPDSPGGDGDSRLVLGIKGNPNFGLVRNLMVGVKSRVDHKDIKGEVWFNELRLADLENKGGMAAILNIDTNMADFATVSATGKKSTIGFGSLEQGANERSREDIQQYNIVTNLNLGQLLPHKWGINLPFNYAIGEEVITPEYDPFNQDIKLDQLIRETTDQAEKDNIRTRAVDYTKRRSINFIGVKKDRAPEQKPHIYDVENLTFSQSYNEVNRHDYEVETYQDQQSNTAVNYAYTFQPKEVVPFKTTKFMKTSEYWKILSDFNFNYLPSNITFNTNILRQSNRQQFRDVETQGIPVSPLFRRNFAFNYQYGFGYNLTKSLKLNYTAASNNIVKNFLNDDNTPKQDFNIWDDYLDIGTPNSHIQQLVLNYEIPINKIPVFSFVKASYSYTADYNWQRSSSAFADLPIENPDGSITNYNLGNTIQNANSNTLTTTFNMNMLYKYLGLTPGAKSSKAGAKPKAAAPPKPGEKIVNTAKPVVSNSPFYDGLIGILTSVKNIQVNYTKNSGTVLPGYTPSVGFFGTSRPTLGFVFGSQDDVRYEAAKNGWLTDYQDFNQNFTQVTNKLLKITANIDLLPDLKIDLAMDRAYSQNTSEQYSVDPVSREYLPLSPYTYGMFSISTVLIKTAFSKSDETQSAAFDDFRNNRLIIANRLAEERYGSAPIPRYDVADVPPPPVDPTQEDPFKKQREIYASNQGYPIGYGKSNQAVLLPSFLAAYTGSNASNVSTGIFRDFPIPNWSIKYNGLMRYKFFKDKFKRFSLQNNYRASYTINQFRSNFDYSENPNGQDVNTNFFNKTIMSNVNLVEQFSPLIRVDFELKSSLRILTEIKKDRALSMSFDNNLLTEVRGMEYVVGMGYRFKDVIFSSRLADSPTGIIKSDINIKADFSFRNNQTLVRYLDYDNNQLAAGQNIWSLKMTADYAFSKNLTAIFYYDHSFSKAVISTSFPLTNIRSGFTLRYNFGN
- the ruvA gene encoding Holliday junction branch migration protein RuvA, encoding MIAHLQGKLVEKNPTDVVIDCGGVGYQVHISLHTFSLIPNAENIKLYTHLQIKEDAHTLFGFAEKSEREIFRMLLSVSGIGANIARTMLSSIEPRQIINAIASGDVVVIQSIKGIGNKTAQRVILDLKEKVLKLYDLDEVSVVQNNTNRDEALSALEVLGFVRKTSEKVVEKIVKEDPEATVESIIKKALKSL